A window from Nocardioides mesophilus encodes these proteins:
- a CDS encoding PxKF domain-containing protein codes for MTGAPTTKPNGAGWYKSSVKVDFTCTDPQLADGTAGSGVATCPTSELLDGDGAGQSVDSGPAADLAGNSGAGKTVGGIDIDGTAPSTTVNNTCTKVNGWCTGSTASVVITATDQAGLSGVKEIHYQVDGGAEQVAPGASTTVSVPLSGSGAGTVTYWAVDNAGNVEKANSSALKWDNIAPAVTHTLTPAANAGGWNSGDTTVHFAATDDDKGSGVDATTVTPDVTVRDETAGRTITGSATDGAGNTGTDKVTVKLDRTAPTITGAVTTGAKGDNGWYTGPVTVTFTCTDGLSGVATCPDPVVLSDNGANSASGTVTDQAGNTASATVSGINIDQEKPTLTAANVNVADGKFTLGSVPKATCTARDEVSGIDSCTVTVTGGTANGVGTFSWTATAKDKAGNTTTITGSYTVIYRFDGFLQPINDTAHQVGTSTSVFKAGSTVPAKFQLKRADGSVVQATVAPVWLTPLKGSAMSVPVDETVYTVSVDSGSSYRYDATAQQYIYNWKTPSTGGNYYRIGVRFDDGQTYYVNIGLR; via the coding sequence GTGACGGGCGCTCCGACCACGAAGCCCAACGGTGCCGGTTGGTACAAGAGCTCGGTCAAGGTGGACTTCACGTGCACCGACCCGCAGCTCGCTGACGGCACGGCGGGCTCCGGCGTGGCAACCTGCCCGACCTCTGAGCTGCTGGACGGCGACGGTGCCGGCCAGAGCGTGGACAGCGGCCCGGCAGCCGACCTCGCCGGCAACAGCGGTGCGGGCAAGACCGTCGGTGGCATCGACATCGACGGCACCGCCCCCAGCACCACGGTAAACAACACGTGCACCAAGGTGAACGGGTGGTGCACGGGCTCCACGGCCAGTGTGGTGATCACCGCCACCGACCAGGCAGGTCTCTCCGGGGTCAAGGAGATCCACTACCAGGTTGACGGTGGCGCCGAGCAGGTCGCGCCGGGTGCCAGCACGACGGTCAGCGTCCCGCTGTCCGGCAGCGGGGCCGGCACGGTCACCTACTGGGCGGTGGACAACGCGGGCAACGTCGAGAAGGCGAACTCCTCGGCGCTGAAGTGGGACAACATCGCTCCGGCGGTCACCCACACCCTCACCCCGGCGGCCAACGCGGGCGGCTGGAACAGCGGCGACACCACGGTCCACTTCGCCGCCACGGACGACGACAAGGGCTCCGGCGTCGACGCGACGACGGTCACCCCGGACGTCACGGTGCGCGACGAGACGGCCGGTCGCACGATCACCGGCTCCGCGACGGACGGGGCAGGCAACACCGGCACTGACAAGGTGACGGTCAAGCTCGACCGGACCGCACCGACCATCACCGGGGCGGTCACCACCGGAGCCAAGGGTGACAACGGCTGGTACACCGGCCCGGTCACGGTCACCTTCACCTGCACCGACGGCCTCTCCGGCGTGGCGACCTGCCCCGACCCGGTGGTGCTCTCCGACAACGGGGCCAACTCCGCCTCGGGCACGGTCACCGACCAGGCCGGCAACACTGCGTCGGCCACGGTGTCGGGCATCAACATCGACCAGGAGAAGCCGACGCTGACCGCCGCAAACGTGAACGTCGCGGACGGCAAGTTCACCCTCGGGTCCGTGCCGAAGGCGACCTGCACGGCCCGGGACGAGGTGTCCGGAATCGACTCCTGCACGGTGACGGTCACCGGGGGCACCGCCAACGGGGTGGGCACCTTCAGCTGGACCGCCACCGCGAAGGACAAAGCCGGCAACACGACCACGATCACCGGCAGCTACACGGTGATCTACCGCTTCGACGGGTTCCTCCAGCCGATCAACGACACCGCGCACCAGGTCGGCACCTCGACCAGCGTGTTCAAGGCAGGCAGCACGGTCCCCGCGAAGTTCCAGCTGAAGCGGGCAGACGGCAGCGTCGTCCAGGCGACGGTCGCACCGGTCTGGCTGACCCCGCTCAAGGGCAGCGCGATGAGCGTCCCGGTGGACGAGACGGTCTACACCGTCTCGGTCGACAGCGGCAGCAGCTACCGCTACGACGCCACGGCCCAGCAGTACATCTACAACTGGAAGACGCCGAGCACCGGAGGCAACTACTACCGGATCGGCGTGAGGTTCGACGACGGCCAGACGTACTACGTCAACATCGGCCTTCGTTGA
- a CDS encoding sensor histidine kinase — protein MQPGVAVQRGARARTAPPAPALTAAAWAAGLVVTALILGTPYLVFGYRSPALHLILDSVDGCVAFLLAYLLWGRFVRSRRLQDLLLAQGLFLLGLAGLGVTLLVTHVDGLRPGTIEVWLPLALRLLGALLLLVAALVDDRLVRGHLAARARVVPWLLVAATFTALWSVRDRLPVALDQNPPASAQQPVLDGHPLLLVAQGATALCFLAASVWFTQQAVRRRDELLRWLGPACALGGFARVNYVLFPSLYSDWVYTGDLLRTGCYVLLLVGAAREISQYWSAFARVAVLDDRRRLARELHDGVVQELGYIRAEAHSIDADGGLRSRIMTSCDRALDEARAAVDALGRSPDEPLGLVLHRAARQVAERYGGRVVVDLDDSVDADAEQRHALVRITREAVSNALRHGRADCVVVRLARDPSGRRLVVEDDGQGFDTGASTSSTGYGLTSMGERAAGLPGAFELRSVPGKGTTVVVTW, from the coding sequence ATGCAGCCGGGGGTGGCGGTGCAACGGGGGGCGCGTGCGCGCACCGCCCCTCCTGCCCCTGCCCTCACCGCGGCGGCCTGGGCGGCCGGCCTGGTGGTCACAGCGCTGATCCTCGGCACGCCATACCTCGTCTTCGGCTATCGGAGCCCCGCCCTGCACCTGATCCTGGACTCGGTCGACGGCTGCGTCGCCTTCCTGCTGGCCTACCTGCTGTGGGGCCGGTTCGTGCGCAGCCGGCGGCTCCAGGACCTGCTGCTCGCCCAGGGGTTGTTCCTGCTCGGCCTGGCCGGCCTCGGCGTCACCCTGCTCGTGACCCACGTCGACGGGCTCCGTCCCGGCACCATCGAGGTGTGGTTGCCGCTGGCGCTGCGCCTTCTCGGCGCGCTGCTGCTGCTCGTCGCGGCGTTGGTCGATGACCGGTTGGTGCGCGGCCACCTCGCGGCGCGCGCCCGGGTGGTGCCCTGGCTGCTGGTGGCCGCGACGTTCACCGCGCTGTGGTCGGTCCGCGACCGGCTGCCCGTCGCGCTGGACCAGAACCCGCCGGCGTCCGCGCAGCAGCCGGTGCTGGACGGGCACCCGTTGCTGCTGGTCGCCCAGGGCGCGACCGCGCTGTGCTTCCTGGCCGCCTCGGTGTGGTTCACCCAGCAGGCGGTACGCCGCCGCGACGAGCTGCTGCGCTGGCTCGGCCCGGCCTGCGCGCTGGGCGGGTTCGCCCGGGTGAACTACGTGCTGTTCCCCTCGCTCTACAGCGACTGGGTCTACACCGGCGACCTGCTCCGCACCGGCTGCTACGTGCTGCTGCTGGTCGGCGCCGCCCGGGAGATCAGCCAGTACTGGTCTGCTTTCGCCCGGGTCGCGGTCCTCGACGACCGTCGCCGGCTGGCCCGCGAGCTGCACGACGGCGTGGTCCAGGAGCTCGGCTACATCCGCGCCGAGGCCCACTCGATCGATGCCGACGGCGGCCTCCGGAGCCGGATCATGACCTCCTGCGACCGTGCCCTCGACGAGGCCCGGGCCGCGGTCGACGCGCTCGGCCGCAGCCCCGACGAGCCGCTCGGCCTGGTGCTGCACCGGGCCGCGCGGCAGGTCGCGGAGCGGTACGGCGGGCGGGTGGTCGTGGACCTCGACGACTCCGTCGACGCCGACGCCGAGCAGCGCCACGCGCTGGTCCGGATCACCCGGGAGGCGGTGTCGAACGCGCTCCGGCACGGGCGGGCGGACTGCGTGGTGGTCCGGCTGGCGCGGGACCCTTCGGGACGGCGGCTCGTCGTGGAGGACGACGGGCAGGGCTTCGACACCGGAGCGAGCACGAGCAGCACCGGCTACGGCCTGACCAGCATGGGCGAGCGGGCGGCGGGGCTCCCGGGCGCGTTCGAGCTGCGGTCGGTGCCGGGGAAGGGCACGACGGTGGTGGTGACGTGGTGA
- a CDS encoding DUF6907 domain-containing protein produces the protein MRPSSRRRTPSCPTWCVLRHGQAGEDDTVHVSGALLVRRTVLRLCTTIDPGTRAQDGPYVLVGDEEYTLHEAEVLIAALTQLADQAGGVRPLPAEATAPAASLIPEQVERALPVFDA, from the coding sequence ATGAGGCCCAGCAGCAGACGGCGTACGCCGTCGTGCCCGACCTGGTGCGTGCTCCGGCACGGGCAGGCCGGCGAGGACGACACCGTGCACGTGAGCGGCGCGCTGCTCGTACGCCGTACCGTCCTCCGGCTCTGCACGACGATCGACCCGGGAACACGGGCCCAGGACGGCCCCTACGTGCTGGTCGGCGACGAGGAGTACACGCTGCACGAGGCGGAGGTGCTCATCGCCGCGCTGACCCAGCTGGCCGACCAGGCGGGCGGCGTACGACCGCTGCCGGCCGAGGCCACGGCGCCGGCGGCGTCACTGATCCCGGAGCAGGTCGAACGCGCTCTGCCGGTCTTTGACGCGTAG
- a CDS encoding beta strand repeat-containing protein: protein MYAKSGTALTLTVNTSGDARCVKVDGAFTDTQVSPTSRTSWTFTAPPAGATEGAQSVTVGVTDSYNTNNGNGNNCTGTAVTGSATYTVDNTGPTLSGVATPAPNTAGWNNTDVTVAWTATDTGSGIAAPQPFKTETLTASGILTATAPAQKDRLGNLGPAGSKTVRIDKVAPGITATQTSAGYGQPTTVTFTCTDTGATGVAPSGVVSCLASGSTTNSVTVGKNGTVTGTATDAAGNTKTLAVEVQNVDTTAPTLSGAPTTNPNGNGWYRDDVTVHWTATDPESGIPTAPADTTITGQGENLTSSTTVSNGVGLSTTATSSPAVKIDRTAPVTGISGVSNAWTNGAVNVVLSPTDNLSGVRSTTFTVDGGSPQRGTSFSLTDQGVHTITYSSTDAAGNVESTRTAEVKIDKTAPSIGHSFAPDTYTDGAWTNKNVTVTFTCTDEGGSGLASCTSPVTVSTEGGSQKVEGTATDNAGSSTKNTATVSIDKTPPTIAAHKSGVVNEAGWYNTPVTVSFTADDTLSGVASKTANKVLGEGENQSVTGTATDAAGNPASATASDIDIDLTDPELAGKFSTGWNRGDVTVDWSCTDKLSGPASQPKSTIVGGEGDNLTATADCADLAGNAVSTTVDGIKIDRTAPVTGAELDGDVSNGWYGGPVHVTLTPGTDLSGIAATFYTVDGGDPITYDGPFDYGTEGEHTFTFWSRDIAGNVEEAGAPRTVKIDTTKPVTTIINPLSQTSWFVVSGIPFAFSAIDGGSGIAGTYFKIDGGTAVKYGEPFTQDLNDGQHTVTYWSVDLAGNAEASRTVPVNVDTVPPTINGKASPAANGFGWNNTDVAVTFTCTDEGSGLQTGVAGCSGDTTLGNEGEGQFANGDAVDVAGNRSSASVTGIKIDKTLPALAGVPSRANGAGWYNDDVTVTWVGDDAGSGIDPATQPAPSTVEGRAATSVPVRSPSTTRPATRAWPRRSAV from the coding sequence GTGTACGCCAAGTCGGGCACCGCCCTGACCCTCACCGTGAACACGTCCGGTGACGCGCGCTGTGTCAAGGTCGACGGCGCCTTCACCGACACCCAGGTCTCGCCGACGAGCCGGACGTCCTGGACGTTCACCGCGCCGCCGGCTGGAGCGACGGAGGGTGCGCAGTCGGTCACCGTGGGCGTGACTGACAGCTACAACACCAACAACGGCAACGGCAACAACTGCACCGGCACTGCGGTCACCGGCAGCGCGACCTACACGGTCGACAACACCGGCCCGACGCTGAGCGGCGTGGCCACCCCGGCCCCGAACACCGCCGGCTGGAACAACACCGACGTCACCGTCGCGTGGACGGCAACCGACACCGGTTCCGGAATCGCCGCTCCCCAGCCGTTCAAGACCGAGACGCTCACTGCCAGCGGGATCCTCACCGCCACCGCGCCGGCTCAGAAGGACCGGCTCGGCAACCTCGGACCGGCGGGCTCCAAGACGGTCCGGATCGACAAGGTCGCCCCGGGCATCACCGCCACCCAGACCAGTGCCGGTTACGGACAGCCCACCACGGTCACCTTCACCTGCACCGACACCGGTGCCACCGGCGTGGCCCCCTCCGGGGTCGTCAGCTGCCTCGCGAGCGGGTCGACGACCAACTCGGTGACGGTCGGCAAGAACGGCACCGTGACCGGCACCGCCACCGACGCCGCCGGCAACACCAAGACTCTGGCGGTCGAGGTCCAGAACGTCGACACCACCGCGCCGACCCTGTCGGGCGCGCCCACCACCAACCCGAACGGCAACGGCTGGTACCGCGACGACGTCACGGTGCACTGGACGGCAACGGACCCCGAGTCCGGGATCCCGACCGCGCCCGCCGACACCACGATCACCGGCCAGGGCGAGAACCTCACCAGCTCCACGACCGTCAGCAACGGCGTTGGCCTGAGCACCACCGCCACCAGCAGCCCGGCGGTCAAGATCGACCGCACGGCACCGGTGACCGGCATCAGTGGCGTCTCGAACGCCTGGACCAACGGCGCGGTGAACGTCGTCCTGTCTCCGACCGACAACCTGTCCGGCGTCCGCTCGACCACCTTCACCGTCGACGGTGGCAGCCCGCAGCGGGGCACGAGCTTCTCGCTCACGGACCAGGGCGTGCACACCATCACCTACTCCAGCACCGACGCCGCCGGCAACGTCGAGAGCACCCGCACCGCTGAGGTGAAGATCGACAAGACCGCGCCCAGCATCGGGCACAGCTTCGCGCCGGACACCTACACCGACGGCGCCTGGACCAACAAGAACGTGACCGTCACCTTCACCTGCACCGACGAGGGTGGATCCGGGCTTGCCTCGTGCACCAGCCCGGTGACCGTGAGCACCGAGGGGGGCAGCCAGAAGGTCGAGGGCACCGCCACCGACAACGCCGGCAGCTCGACGAAGAACACGGCGACGGTCAGCATCGACAAGACACCGCCGACCATCGCCGCGCACAAGTCCGGCGTGGTCAACGAGGCCGGCTGGTACAACACCCCGGTCACGGTCAGCTTCACCGCCGACGACACGCTCTCGGGGGTCGCGAGCAAGACCGCCAACAAGGTGCTCGGCGAGGGCGAGAACCAGTCGGTGACCGGCACCGCCACCGACGCCGCCGGCAACCCGGCGAGCGCCACGGCCAGCGACATCGACATCGACCTGACCGACCCGGAGCTCGCCGGCAAGTTCTCCACCGGCTGGAACCGCGGCGACGTGACCGTCGACTGGAGCTGCACCGACAAGCTCTCGGGCCCTGCAAGCCAGCCGAAGAGCACGATCGTGGGCGGCGAGGGGGACAACCTCACCGCCACCGCCGACTGCGCAGACCTGGCCGGCAACGCTGTCTCCACGACGGTCGACGGCATCAAGATCGACCGGACCGCGCCTGTCACGGGCGCCGAGCTCGACGGCGACGTCAGCAACGGCTGGTACGGCGGCCCGGTGCACGTCACGCTCACTCCGGGCACCGACCTGTCCGGCATCGCCGCGACCTTCTACACCGTGGACGGCGGCGACCCGATCACCTACGACGGTCCGTTCGACTACGGCACCGAGGGTGAGCACACCTTCACCTTCTGGAGCCGCGACATCGCCGGCAACGTCGAGGAGGCGGGCGCCCCGAGGACCGTCAAGATCGACACCACCAAGCCGGTGACCACGATCATCAACCCGCTCTCCCAGACCAGCTGGTTCGTCGTCAGCGGGATCCCGTTCGCCTTCAGCGCCATCGACGGTGGGTCTGGGATCGCCGGGACGTACTTCAAGATCGACGGCGGCACCGCCGTCAAGTACGGCGAGCCGTTCACCCAGGACCTGAACGACGGTCAGCACACGGTGACCTACTGGAGCGTCGACCTCGCCGGCAACGCCGAGGCGTCGCGCACGGTCCCCGTCAACGTGGACACCGTCCCGCCGACCATCAACGGCAAGGCGAGCCCGGCGGCCAACGGCTTCGGCTGGAACAACACCGACGTCGCCGTCACCTTCACCTGCACCGACGAAGGCTCCGGCCTGCAGACGGGGGTGGCAGGTTGCTCCGGCGACACCACGCTCGGCAACGAGGGCGAGGGTCAGTTCGCCAACGGTGACGCCGTCGACGTGGCGGGCAACCGCTCCTCCGCAAGCGTGACCGGCATCAAGATCGACAAGACCCTCCCGGCCCTTGCCGGTGTGCCCAGTCGGGCGAACGGCGCCGGTTGGTACAACGACGACGTCACGGTGACGTGGGTCGGTGACGACGCCGGGTCCGGCATTGACCCGGCTACGCAGCCCGCACCCAGCACGGTCGAGGGGAGGGCCGCAACCTCGGTGCCGGTCCGGTCACCATCAACGACAAGGCCGGCAACGAGAGCCTGGCCGCGACGGTCAGCGGTCTGA
- a CDS encoding response regulator, which produces MSLTVMVVDDHPMWRDSVARDLTEAGLQVVATASTGTEALTRAAATRPQVVVLDLQIPEPNGVAVTAQLVREDPTVRVLILSASGEQEDVLEAVKAGATGYLVKSASRAELLTAVRRVAEGDTVFTPGLAGLVLGEYRRLSDTPAAASSDPDAPRLTERETEVLRLVAKGLSYKQIAERLFLSHRTVQNHVQNTLRKLQLHNRVQLVRYAIEQGLDEELGER; this is translated from the coding sequence ATGTCGCTCACGGTGATGGTGGTCGACGACCACCCGATGTGGCGCGACAGCGTGGCCCGCGACCTCACCGAGGCCGGCCTCCAGGTGGTCGCCACCGCTTCCACCGGCACCGAGGCGCTGACCCGCGCGGCCGCCACCCGGCCCCAGGTGGTGGTGCTCGACCTGCAGATCCCCGAGCCGAACGGCGTCGCGGTCACCGCGCAGCTGGTCCGCGAGGACCCGACGGTCCGGGTGCTGATCCTCTCTGCGTCCGGCGAGCAGGAGGACGTGCTCGAGGCGGTGAAGGCCGGCGCCACCGGTTACCTGGTGAAGTCGGCCTCACGGGCGGAGCTGCTGACTGCGGTCCGCCGGGTCGCCGAGGGCGACACCGTGTTCACCCCTGGGCTGGCCGGCCTGGTGCTGGGGGAGTATCGCCGGCTCTCCGACACCCCGGCCGCCGCGTCCTCGGACCCGGACGCGCCCCGGCTCACCGAGCGGGAGACCGAGGTGCTGCGGCTGGTGGCCAAGGGGTTGTCCTACAAGCAGATCGCCGAGCGGCTGTTCCTCTCGCACCGGACCGTGCAGAACCACGTGCAGAACACGCTGCGCAAGCTGCAGCTGCACAACCGGGTGCAGCTCGTGCGCTACGCGATCGAGCAGGGTCTCGACGAGGAGCTCGGCGAGCGCTGA
- a CDS encoding response regulator: MVSPEGTEDTAGSTPPTPPIRVVMADDHARIRGVIRQALERAGCEVVGEGASADDAVRLTLEHRPDVALLDIHMPGSGIAAARQISRAQPEVAVVMLTQSAEEDDVFDSLRAGASGYLLKDTDPARLGFALRGVLAGEAAMPRRLVARILDEFRAPAKRRFTRKSPAAAKLSEREWEVMEMLGEGLSTEEVAGRLFLSPTTVRVHVSSVLKKLRVKDRQSAFDLLRDQ; this comes from the coding sequence GTGGTGAGCCCGGAGGGCACGGAGGACACGGCGGGCAGCACGCCGCCGACCCCGCCGATCCGGGTGGTGATGGCCGACGACCATGCCCGGATCCGCGGTGTCATCCGGCAGGCGCTCGAACGGGCCGGCTGCGAGGTGGTCGGCGAGGGCGCGAGCGCCGACGACGCCGTACGCCTCACCCTCGAGCACCGCCCCGACGTCGCGCTGCTCGACATTCACATGCCGGGCAGCGGCATCGCGGCGGCACGGCAGATCAGCCGGGCGCAGCCGGAGGTCGCCGTCGTGATGCTCACCCAGTCCGCCGAGGAGGACGACGTCTTCGACTCGCTGCGCGCCGGCGCCTCGGGCTACCTGCTGAAGGACACCGACCCGGCACGACTCGGCTTCGCGTTGCGCGGGGTGCTGGCCGGTGAGGCGGCGATGCCGCGGCGGCTGGTCGCCCGGATCCTCGACGAGTTCCGGGCGCCGGCCAAGCGCCGCTTCACCCGCAAGTCGCCGGCGGCCGCCAAGCTGAGCGAGCGCGAGTGGGAGGTGATGGAGATGCTGGGCGAGGGCCTCTCCACCGAGGAGGTCGCCGGGCGGCTGTTCCTCTCCCCCACCACCGTGCGGGTGCACGTGTCGTCGGTGCTGAAGAAGCTACGCGTCAAAGACCGGCAGAGCGCGTTCGACCTGCTCCGGGATCAGTGA
- a CDS encoding metallophosphoesterase family protein: MADQRLLLIADTHVPKRARRLPDQVWDEVDAADVVMHAGDWVDVALLDELEARSRRLVGVYGNNDHGALRERLPEVATATLGGVRFAVVHETGPAAGREARCATTYADADVLVFGHSHIPWDTTAATGLRLLNPGSPTDRRRQPYCTYLTCRVGDGRISDVELHRLPPRAPRRKE, encoded by the coding sequence GTGGCAGACCAGCGGCTCCTCCTGATCGCGGACACGCACGTGCCCAAGCGCGCCCGCCGGCTGCCGGACCAGGTGTGGGACGAGGTCGACGCCGCGGACGTCGTGATGCATGCCGGGGACTGGGTCGACGTCGCGCTGCTCGACGAGCTCGAGGCGCGGTCGCGGCGGCTGGTCGGCGTCTACGGCAACAACGACCACGGCGCGCTGCGCGAGCGGCTGCCGGAGGTGGCGACCGCGACCCTCGGCGGGGTCCGGTTCGCCGTGGTCCACGAGACCGGCCCGGCTGCGGGCCGCGAGGCGCGCTGCGCGACGACGTACGCCGATGCCGACGTGCTGGTCTTCGGGCACAGCCACATCCCCTGGGACACCACCGCGGCCACCGGGCTGCGGTTGCTGAACCCGGGCTCGCCGACCGACCGGCGCCGGCAGCCGTACTGCACCTACCTGACCTGCCGGGTCGGCGACGGCCGGATCAGCGACGTCGAGCTGCACCGGCTGCCACCGCGCGCGCCGCGCCGGAAGGAGTGA